The DNA window TGCCGCCACATGGAAGCTGGTAAGTTGCCAGGTGGCTGCAGAAAAAGAGCTGGCTCAGTTTGCCCAATAGCTGAGAAATTGTTAAATTCTGGGTTTGTTTCCAATATTGAGTtcaaatacatacatatctgACCCAAAGGTGGCACAAATGCGACTTATTCAAAAGAGAGAAATCATCAATTTGTCTTAATCAACTGTTTCTTTCCCCATCTTATGACTGGGAAACTCTTACCTCCTGCATTGCTTTGATTCAGAGTTATCATCTGTAGAGGTCAACATTCTTTTTCTCTGCTACTTTTTCCCCCAATTCTTATCTACTTTATCCCATACACTCATCCTTATATGCTTATCCATGCTTCTACTGATCCACACTTCCTATCATCCTTTTCTTTGTTATTAACACAATTTCCTTCATTCTACATATCTTCATCCCATATTCTTTCCTGTCTCTGGTCCCCACAgaaatttctctttcctccaaaaGACATGGATCCTTGACACCCTGGTGCTGGTTTTTTCTCATGCCTTTTAATATATTGGCCCAAGAGAAGTTATCCTGTTCTTGCTCCCTGTTGTCACTTAGAGACCCTACCTCTGATGCCATCAGTCAGCAACTTCTTTGAGGTTCACTCTATCCATCTTCATCACACCGTCCAGATCCTTGTTGTCATGAACTGACTTTTGTCCTACCACTATTCATGCACTACCTTCCAACTCTCAACTCTTGGTCAGACTGAATGTGACCACTGAAGGTTCATATTTCTAATCTCAACTGAGCCCTCGATGCTATAcaacaatccttttatttttctctaattgaCTTTACCCCACCCATCTTAAGGACTCATCTAAACCTTTTTCTCAATCTGGAAGCCTCTCACCCCTACCTCTCTGAAGATAGCCTCATTCCCACtactttgctgagaaaactgaagccctcTCTCGTGAGCACCCTTACCTTTCCTATCCACCTTCACCTTTAGTCTCAGGAAGAAGAGGTTGCTTTTCCTGCTAAGCCTGACTTAATTCAGCCTCTGCCTTGCCTCCAAGGCTGCATTCTTGTATTCACTGATTCATGTTATCTTGCCTATTATATTAAAATTTCTTCCAAACAGGGACTGTTCTTGCTTTTTCCTATTCATACCttctgtttagcacagtgcttggcacacagagtTTAATCAACATTAGCTGATTGATCCCCTTCACCAGTACCTTCCTTTAGTGATCAGTTCTTTCCTGTCTCTTCCATTTTACTAGTTCCTTCCCTACTGTTTGAATTTTCCCATGTCTTAACTCATCCTTAAAATGTGTCATTTGACAGCCAGCCACCcctaaattttttgttgttgttttttgttggggttttggtttgtttgtttgtttgtttggtttttttggtgaggcaattggggctaatgactttgcccagggtcacacagctagtaagtgtcaagtatttgaggctggatttgaactcaggtcctcctgaatccagggctggtactttatccactgtgccacctagcttcccctaccccTAAATTGTTatcctttaatctcttttttttactaCCAAGTTTCTAAAATGTGTCTACTGGACTGGCTACCTCCAATTCTTGATTCCTGTTCCCTTCTCAACCCCTTATAATCAGACTTTCACCTGTACCAGTCtcctgaaactgctctttccaaggtTCCCAGTaatctcttaactgctaaatccaatggctttttttttacacaatcctcatcttttgttttctctgtggCTTTTCATactgtttatattttcttcttctcaaaTAATCTTCTCTTGGCTTCTGTGACACTACTTTCTCTAAGTTCTTCTCCTCTAGTCACTCAgtcctttttagttttctttccccAGTTGTCATTCATTTCCTTGTTCCTTAAACAAAGATGTTGATCAGAGGTCTGTCCTGCACcctcttcttatttatttatttgttttgttttgttgggcaatgaaggttaagtgacttgcccagggtaacacagctataagtgtcaagtgtctgaggttgcatttgaactcggatcctcctgaatccagggcctgcgctttatccactgtgccccctagctgcccccccccacttcttaACTCTACCCCTCAATGATCTCTATCTTCAGTTTTCATGGAATTAATTGTGTACTATACGGAGAttactcccagatctatatatccagcctcaatctgcatctcaaactcaacatgtccaaaatgggaACATATCATCTTTCTCTCGATACCTCTATGTTCTTCTAAACCTCCCTTTTTATTAAGGCCAGTGCCATCTTCCAGTCACACAAGTTCGTAACTTTAGACATCtgtgatttatatttttttctctcatgttCTTACTTGCCAAGTTGATTTTACCTCTATAACAACTCTTGCATCTCTTTCTAGTCACAAGGACATTTCCTTATGCCTTCCCACCTCTACTGTCCCTCCTAATGGGACTCCAGTCTTCTCCTCACTAATCCATCCTTCCCTACAGCTGCCAAGATAATCTAAGAATGGGAAAGCCAGTCCCTTGttcaaaaaactttcactttttaggATGAAAAACAAATATCCTGGCCTGACATTAACAGTTCTCCATAATCTgtttccaacctatctttctagtgCTAGCTCATTatgttcctttctcctttttttttttctgggggggggggcagggcagtgagggttaagtgacttggccagggtcacacacagctagttagtgtctgaggctggatttgaactcagctctcctgaatccagggccagtgctttatccactgtgccacctagctgtcaagtTCCTTTCTCTTTAATCTGGACTACTAGATGTTCTCTAAACTTGACATTTATTCTCTTGCTTGCCAGGAATGCATTTTCTTCTAATCTCCCCTTTTCCAAATATGATCTTTCTTCAAAGTTCCTCAGGTGCCAGGTCTGTGATAATCTCTATTAGTTCTCTTAGACCTCGAATTACCATggtttaatttaaaaatcatctctctcccttcctccaaaaAATAGGTTCTTTAGgaactgtttaatttttcttGGTACCCCTAGTATTGTGCACAGGCAGTTAGAACTAACTTGAATTGAACCACCTTAAGAAACATGATGAGATAGAATTTTAGGACTGTTGAAAAATACAACCTTTATTCTGTAGCTTTCTGCACTTTCTTTGATGACTGATGTTTAAAATCCAATGTGTGGTTGACTTTTTCTGCCCCCACCGTGtaggggaaactagctaggatttacttataaattagaagcttcagcaaccgTTCAGTAAATTAAGAAACCTATCTACTCTAGGGTTCACACTGGCCTCCTTCtcttccaccaccaccatgatATTCTGgaacaaaagagacagaaccagaGAGGCAGCcttacttcctacttcctgtctccctcccttggAAGGGGCCatctttcaagctgattggttagattggttcactggacttcagAGTGGTCTCATTGTTGAGTTCTaaatccttagcttctgagaacaataccctatttagggccagccaggtgtggtttcgATTTAAATAACTAAGTAGGGTCTCAGTCATTCTCttagtctcacttaattcaatcagttctaaatcaatctctaggtggggcctttgggcatctgtcaaatcccattattttctcacagtgaccTCACTGCTATGTACATGATTCCCaaatctccctttctttttcccttatcTTGAGATGCCTTAGGTCCTCTTAGGAATCATTACTAAAGTTGGTCTGGCTTTTTTTCAGAGCTGAAAGAATTGACTAGCTCCCTGACTACACCAGAGATGTGTAAAGAGATTGAGgagttaaaaaaagaatgtgcCAATTATACAGAGAGGCTAAATAAAATCAAAGCAGCCACCAACCATGTGactccagaagaaaaagaaaaggtaaagggAATAGAGGAAGGGAATCACCCCCTTGGAGTCATTATCGAAGGCTTGGCTCAAGCCAGGCTGAGGGGGAGATTCCTAAGGAGTTAGAAGAATCTTTTGGGTTCATGTCCAGGTATATCAGGAGAAACAGAAGTATCACAAAGAGTGGAGGAAGCGGAAGAGGATGGTAAGTGTTAGTACCTCAGCCTGATGATGCTCAAGCACAAACCCTGGGAAGACTCTTTGGAGATGGGGCAGAGGGACTAAACGAGCACTGAGCAGCTTAGGGGCTGCCCTCTGTTTTTCTTCTTAGGCAACTGAACTGTTTGATGCAATTCTTGAAGGTTACCCCAAGAGTAAGAAGCAGTTTTTTGTAAGTGTTGCCTCCCAAACTTCCTCCCCTGTTTCCAGACCAAGTCCCTAATGTGGAGGTAGGTCTGTTTACTTTTCTTCTTGCCCTACAGGAAGAAGTTGGAATTGAGACAGATGAAGATTACAACGTCACCCTTCCAGACCCCTGAGGAACCTCTCTCCAAATAATATTGAAGTCAGAAGGCACTTCCTGGACTGGTTGTAGTGGTGTTTTGGCACTTCCAGGTGCCCTTTTGGCTACAGGAGTCATCTAAACTAGGGGAAAGTGACTAGACTTATTAGGACCAACAAAGTGGGTGGTTATACATATATTACTTAGGTCATACATATATTACTTAGGATTTGACTTGATAAATTCAGAACAAATCTGGGCTTAAGCATTTAGTAAAATTTATTGCAATTACaatttgatataaaaatatttaatttccatTGGATGGTAAAATTCCTTGTAAGCCTGAAAAAAAGGAGATGGGGTAGGCTTCTATGTATCTAAGATAGAAGTTTCTCCACTCTTCCCTGGCTTATTTCTGATAGATTGTGATAGCAAGTAGAAATTGGTCAGGAGAATGGACATCTATCCCTAATGTACTCTTATTGTCAAAAGAGATGGCAAGTGAGCCTGAGGCACCACAAGACTTGgctaactttaaaaattaataaaattgtaagagtttttaaaaattacattgaaataaaagttgagaaatcTGTATTAAGGTTTCTGATCACCGTGGCAGACtccataggggaaaaaaatccctgtaGAACATGCTAAAAAATGATGTCTGTGCCATGCACAGAGATGGCAGCACCAGTGGGGGATAAGTGCCTGTGGTACCCCACGGTTACATAAATACTTTCTCTGCCTCCTCCAGATTCCTGTCAGAAGCACACCttctcactgcccctcccccaagccaTAATCACACCATAAACACTTGTCATGAGTTTACATTGGAAGCTTAGGAAGATGGCAGAGATGACTTCCAGGGAACAAATCCAATGGCCCCTAGAACTCCCACAGGTGTGAGATGGGTTTAACATTGATAAAATAAATTAGTCAGAAGCTGTCCAAAACCCAGCACACAGCAAATGTCCTGTTTGAGACATCAGAACCAGAACTCAACAAGCCTCCTGGTTCCCCACTTCTAAGAGTGTTGGCTGAAAGGCAGTCAGTAGAGCTGGTTTTTCAGTTGGTGCAGGACCCCAGTAACAATCTCCTGGAGAGTCTAGGggtaggaaaagagagaagaggaatgagTCTAGGCCAAGATCACACCTCAAGCATCTTCTCTACACCCGAAAGTAGTAATCGACCTTTCTCAGAAAAGGGGGATTGGACACAAAGGCAATACAGACAGTAGGATagtttctaaaaggaaaaaaaggaactagtACTTTAAGTGCTTGACAAGCAGGTGCTTAATATCTACAGACTGATTTTAAATTGCAACCAAAAACCAGGTTAGACTTCAGGGGGtcaaaaataaaagcataaaagaaaagaggcaaaggaacCTAGAGGCCGATAGAAATCTGGGTTCAGGTACTACCTATGATTTAtagtggctatgtgactctgggcaagtcacttaacctttcactgCCCCCAACCAACTATGACTGGCCCGCACAACAGGTGCCAATCTACATCGCTAAAGGTATTTCCTATACTGGCGACATCACAGGTCTAGTGAAAGAAAAAGCCACCACCAACCTGTTGCCTTCAACTGTGACTTAGACCACCCTGCCTGAAGGGGCTTCAGCTGAATGGGTGTTGCTGTCAACCAAACCACTCGCACCCCACCCTACTTGGTCTCAACCAGCATACCTGGGGTTTACAATGCTCCTCAATCCAGCTAAAGACACAGGCTGACAGCTCCTGGAAGCTGGCCACAGAAATGGAGGCATTGAAGGACTGGAACAGAGAGTCCATGATGCCCTGGAACACATTGAACTTGACCTGGTCAGAGACCTGGTCCTCCCCTTCATGAGGGTTGTCCTGGTGTGCCTTCACAATCTGCTCATAGTTCCTGAAATCAAGAAAAGACATAATGGTATGTGTCAGTATCATCCTTCTGCCCCCAACCCCCTTCAGACTCCTCAGGGGCCCCTTCCAGTCTTTAAAACCAGAGCTAGGAATGAACTGAAAGCAGTTAGCCATGAGAAAATGATGTTGCAATAGTTTATAGGACTGTCTAGGTGCATCCAATTACCAGGCCCAGTTGCAAAAAGTGGTTATGATTATCCCTGTCCTTACTCTTTCTCTCTGCTCTCACACTAGTATTAAACATCTGATATGCATGTGCAAGATATTTAACTGGAGACCAAGATAAAGTGTAGTGACTATCTAGAAGTTGTCTTTCCCTCAGCTCTGCCTCTAGGGCTGTGTCAATGGACAGTCAACAATTCCCCTCTCTGGACTTATTTCCCCCTTTCTAACACAAGTCGGACTAAATCACTGACATCCTTTCCAGGGTTACATCTTTCAAAATCATAGTCTCCACCCTGAAGGAGTTTGAGCTAACATGACTTTGAAGTTAACTGCATTAATTAAAGgacagaaacaagcatttattaagtatactGTGCCAGATGCTATGCTAGTGCCTTAAATCTCATTTGATAACAACCCTGATA is part of the Dromiciops gliroides isolate mDroGli1 chromosome 4, mDroGli1.pri, whole genome shotgun sequence genome and encodes:
- the LOC122753324 gene encoding homologous-pairing protein 2 homolog isoform X1; translated protein: MSKGRAELAAAPGLVLSYLREQNRPYSAQDVFGNLQRDHGLGKAAVVKALEQLAQQGKIKEKVYGKQKIYFADQDEFDTVSDTDLKGLDDEILSLTSKVQSVQQSCRHMEAELKELTSSLTTPEMCKEIEELKKECANYTERLNKIKAATNHVTPEEKEKVYQEKQKYHKEWRKRKRMATELFDAILEGYPKSKKQFFEEVGIETDEDYNVTLPDP
- the LOC122753324 gene encoding homologous-pairing protein 2 homolog isoform X2 gives rise to the protein MSKGRAELAAAPGLVLSYLREQNRPYSAQDVFGNLQRDHGLGKAAVVKALEQLAQQGKIKEKVYGKQKIYFADQDEFDTVSDTDLKGLDDEILSLTSKVQSVQQSCRHMEAELKELTSSLTTPEMCKEIEELKKECANYTERLNKIKAATNHVTPEEKEKVYQEKQKYHKEWRKRKRMVTPRVRSSFLKKLELRQMKITTSPFQTPEEPLSK